The DNA segment CGGTGGTGGTTTTTCCCACCCCACCCTTCTGATTCACCAATCCCAACACCTTCACTGCGGCACGCCACTTCGCGGTTTCACGCCATGCAGCCCTCTGTTTCGCCCGTCTTCCATCAAGTCAACCTCACCTTTGGGGTCCACTTTAGCGTGCCTGCTTTGGCGCTGCGTTCCAGAACAGCGGTTGCGCGGTGGGAAGGCCCTCGCGCCGGGGATACTTGGAGGACGTGGGCTTGATTTTCTCGATAATGATCAGGGTCCGTGCGTCGCCTAGAATGGGCAATTCAAACGGGTCCACCACCTGAACCTTGCCGCCCACCTCGCCTGCCGCGCGCCGTCCGGCGTTCAGTTCCTCGGCGGTGATGTCCCCCTTCTGCGCCACCAACAGCCCTCCCTCACGCAGCAGGGGCAGGGCCAGTTCAGCCAGCACCGGCAGCGAGGCCACGGCACGCACCACCACGCGGTCGTACTGCTCCCGGTGGTCTGGGTCCCGGCCCAGCGCCTCGGCCCGGCCCACCAGCGGCGTCACCTGATCCAGCCCAAGCTGCGCGGCAGT comes from the Deinococcus sp. AJ005 genome and includes:
- the rsmG gene encoding 16S rRNA (guanine(527)-N(7))-methyltransferase RsmG translates to MNREGLDLLQQGVGELGLNIESQLPAFERLFELLQEGNTRLNLTALKTEEDIVLKHFVDSLTCLRGNYLEGALSVLDLGTGAGFPTFPLALVRPDLHFTPVDSTRKKIDFVRETAAQLGLDQVTPLVGRAEALGRDPDHREQYDRVVVRAVASLPVLAELALPLLREGGLLVAQKGDITAEELNAGRRAAGEVGGKVQVVDPFELPILGDARTLIIIEKIKPTSSKYPRREGLPTAQPLFWNAAPKQAR